The Limnospira fusiformis SAG 85.79 genomic interval TTCCAAGTATTCTGATTGTTCAGCATTGTCTTGTACCAAATCTTGTAAAGTGTCTAAAACTCGAGGAATTCTACTTTTAGCATGATGATAACGCTCTAAAAACTCATCTCGTTGAGTCAGTCCATATCCCCTCACCCCCGTTTCCGCATCAAGTAAAGCGTTTAAAAGTTGTTTAGTTTCTAATCTAACATTCTGGGTATGTTGTACCCAAGCCTCGTCTTCAATTATGTGAAATTTCAACCAAGAAAAGGCTAACAATACTATCAATAAACAACTCACGGGAATCGCAATAATTGCTGTACCCCGCCATTTAATCGGTAGAGATAGCCAACGTTTTTGGAGTTTGGTAATTAGCTTAACCATAGATATATATTATTTAATCTTTAATCTGTCCGAGGCTCGAGACGATAACCCATACCATAAACCGTTTCAATCCAACTGTCAATTTCTATGGCTTTCAGGGTTTTACGCAGTCGTTTAACTCTCGCTACTACCGCATTGCTTTCCGGTTCTTCTCCCCATTCCCAGAGTGCTTGTTCTATTTGATTATGAGTGAGAACTTGGTGGGGGTGACGCATCATATATTCTAAGAGTTGAAAGTCGCGACTTTTCAGCTTTAAGCTATCATTCCCCCATGTTAAAATCATAGTATCGAGATTTAATGATAATCCTTTGACTGCTAATATATCCCCCACCCAAAGAGGCGATCGCCTTCTTAAAGCTCTAATTCTAGCTAACAATTCTTGTAGGTCTACTGGTTTAACTAAATAATCATCTGCGCCAGCGTCTAGTCCCATAACTTTATCAGCCGTCGTATCTTTAGCTGTCAGCATTAACACTGGTGATGTTTTCCCCATTTGGCGATAATTTTTACATAAAATAATACCATCTTCTCCCGGTAACATCCAATCTAAAATCAACAGATCATACTCGGTTTCATTCATTAACCACAAGGCGGTTGTGCCATCTTCTACCCCATCAACAATATGTCCATAACGAGTTAAAGCTGCATGAATTGGCTCCCGTTGTTCTGGATCGTCTTCTACCAATAAAATCCGCATTTTTACTTATACCAAAATAGACCATATATAGTTATTATATTAATAGCTAAATTTTGGCAGCCATGTCAAGCCGTCCCCTCCCGGTGAGGGAGAGGACAGGAATTCACGGTAATTAATGCTTATGAACTGTTGTTATCGAGAGCTTTGGGAAGCAGAATTCCGTCTTCTGTAACCACCTGACCAAGGTGGGGGACCCTGTGGATCGCGAATAAAAATCACTTCGCCATTACTGCGAGTAATAGTGAAAGCATCAAAGTCATAGTCATCATATTTACCTGTGACTGTGACCTGTTCTCCGGGTTGTAAATTCAGTTGATGATGGCGCATGGGTCCAGCATCAACAATAATTTGTCCAGTTCCGTCGTCTAAGATAAAGTCATTACCTACAACACTGCGAATTGTACCAGATATAGTCACTCCTGAATGACGCTGCAAATCTTGAATAGAAACTTGTGCATTCACGGCTGGAACCCCTATGGTTAACAGTGCAGAAGTTAGTAAGGCTGTAATGGTTGGTTTCATAAAATTTAATGGTGGTTAACTCCATTACCCTACATAGTAAACTGCAAATATGACCAAAAAATGACAGCGGCTAATTGGTGATCAGCATTACAGTTATGATTAACTTGGGTGATAATATTAACTATACCTACGGGATGATTGAACTATGGCTAAAATTGCTAAAATTGGCTCGGTTTTGGGAGTTGATGAACAAGGCTTTATTATTCGGAAAGCTAATATTGACAAAATTGTGGAACCTTGGCGATCGCTAGTTGATGAAATTGTCACAGCTTATCTTAATCATTGGTCTGACCAAGTTCATAACATTTATATTCGCGGGTCTGTCGCTGTAGGACAAGCTATTCCCTTCATTTCTGATGTTGATAGTTTCGCCGTGGTTTCCGGGAATTATCAAGACTGCGATCGCCATTGGTTTGATGGTTTTAATCAGCACGTTAGACCAAAATATCCCTTCTGTAAGGGAGTCGAATTGTCACCTATTTCAGGCGATCGCTTACGGGATTTTGATGATTATGGTTATGGGGGTTTGCGAATGCTAATTGTCACTCAAGCCGCCTGTGTTTACGGACAAGATATCTCCCCAGAATTGCCAAAGTTTAAGCCTGATATCGATGCGGTTAGTCATGCTTTTGATTTGTCCGAAGATATCCAGGAAGTCAGTTTTGACCTATTATATACAACCCCTCAAAAGCCACCTAATGAACAAACTGCTTATGTTCATAAACTCGGTCAGTGGATTATGAAAAGGATCCTCCGGTCTGGCTTAGAAATTGTCATGGAACGTCATCAATGTTATACCCGTGATTTATATCCTTGTTATCAGATTTTTTCCGAATATTATCCCGCACAAAAAACACTCATGTATCAAGCCTTAAATTGGTCAATTAATCCCCTTGATTCACCCCAGGAAATTGTCGATTTTTTGGCAACTTTTGGTTCTTGGTTGGTCGCCGAAATTGATCACGTTTATCCTCCCCAAATTTCCGATGATTTCCTCTTGACAAACTAGCCGACTTGCTCTATTATATTATCATGGGAAAATGTGCCGGCATATATAATGGTTTTTCAAGCCAAAAGCAGTGATTAATAAACGCCGTTTATGGATGGGAGATAACCAGCAAAATTCCAGCTTTAACCAAACGCGACAGTAGGGGAACAATTTCTGTATCCCAGTCAAAATCTTGTAACCATTGTTGTATGTCTAAGCCACTAAATTCTGTGGATGTAAAAATTTTCTCTAATATATGTTGGTCAAGTCCGGTCAGAGATATTTTCTTACCCCCAGTTTTAATTTCAAATTTACCCGTGGGAGTTAATTGCGTAATATAGACGGGTTGTTGAGGACGATAGAATTTAGTTTCCTGACCTTGGGGGAAGATATCATAGCCAATTTGACTGGGAAAGCCTAATTGTAAGTCGGGTTGTCCTTGTAAAAGTTGTTCATCTAAATAGCGATTAATTAAATCCTCTGACTCTAATATCTCTAGCCAGTTTTGGACTAGGTTTTGTAGATGTTGGCGACAGTTTTCTCGATGGGATTTATTTAATAAAGGTAAATTTTTGCGCCATTGTGGATGTTGTTGCAATTGACTGGTTAACCAATCACTAAAATCAATACCAGTTTGACAGTCAATTCCTAGGGTTAAATGCAAAGAAGGTTCATCAATTGCGATCGCATAATGCCAATGTCCACGGGGTATATAAAGCAGATCGCCAGGGTTAATAATTGCGTCTATATAGGGTTGAGTATCAGGGGGAGAAAACTGGGAAGATCGATTTTCACTCAGGGGATAAATAAAGGTATCTGAAAAAACTCGCCAGTGTTTTCTACCGGAAATTTGCAGGATGAAAACTTCGTGGGAGTCGTAATGACAAGCAAAGCCTTGATGTCCGGGAAATGAACAATAACTATTGACTTGGCTACGATGTCCGATTTCTATGCGTAATAAGGCTACCATTTTGGCGATCGCTTCTATTTTTTCATGAAGTCGATCTATAATGAGAGTAGCACCTTCCTGACATTGTTTAATTATCTGTTCATTGTTGGTAATTTCTGGCAAAGTTTCCCCAGTTTTAGCTAATCTAATTTCTGGGTGTTTTAAGGGATAATAGTTGAGTAAATTATTGAGTTTTTGCCAGGAAAACAAATCGGCAAATTTTTGATGATTAGCACCCGGAATTAGCACAGATTTTTCAGTCCAATATTTATCGAAAAATTCGCTAATTGGTAAAGGGTGTAATAATTCGGTTAAGGTCTGCATTGATAGATAGAAAACGAGATTTTACTAACCTTATGGGGGACGATTAATCCCCCTAAGTATAGCCGCCATTGACAACAGTTAAAGGCTGATTATTTAGTTAAGACCATCTGCGACGACGGTTACGGGAAGCACTACCCCTATCATTATCATAGTCATAATCGACATCATTATCCCGATCTGAATCAGCTAGTAAATTAGCATCCTCCCCAGGTAGTAGGATATTCGGTAGGTCTTCAATGTCTATCTGAATCCGATTTACGAGGGTTGATGATGGGGAATTTATCGCAGCTTGACCAGCTTCAGCAAAACCGATAATAGCGGCAAAGGATAACAGGGTCGCAATTTTCCAGGAAGGTTTCATCGAAGCATCTCCTAAAGAGTTAAATTTGAGTATTGAGATGGTAATTTATGATTACCATAAGTATAGCCTAAATTTACAAATTTATCAATGTTTATCAAGTGGTGACTATCTTTGACGACGACCAGCATTAGGACGGTTAACACGGCGGGGAGTTTGACCATTAAAACGACCAGCATTAGGACGACGAACTCGGCGGGAATTCCGACCTCGATCATTGTCATAATTAAAATCGCGATCGCTATTATTAAAACGATTTGCTAGTAAATTAGCATCCTCCCTAGGTAAGATATTGGGTAGGTCTTCAATGTCTATCTCAATCCGATTTACGAGGGTTGGTGATGGGGGATTTATCGCAGCTTGACCAGCTTCAGCAAAACCGATAATAGCAGCAAAGGATAACAGGGTCGCAATTTTCCAGGAAGGTTTCATCGAAGGATCTCCTAAATTAATTAAATCAATGTTTTTTGTGTTCAATGAAAAACCGGGATTGGTTTATAGATGAGAGTGGCTGAAACTATTAGTTAAAACGACGAGATCTACCGTGGTCATAGTCAAAATCAGGCCGATCATAATCATAATCGCGATCGCCTACTGTTGGGGATGTCCTATTACCCGGATTTAAGGGGGGGTTAGGAATGTTATTAATTGGCGCAAATCCGGGATTATTAATATCAGTAATTTCCATCTGAATACGATTGGATAATACCGGAGTTACGGGAGGAATAGAAGCCGGTGGAAAAGCCATCATTGGCTGTAATGGTAGAACCGCCGAACCGTCCAGACGGGTCAAACTGTAAGCATCAAAATCATAGTCATCAAAATTGCCAACAATGGTTAATATTTCTCCCGGAATTACACTTACCATTCCTTCCCCTTGAGGAATAGCATCTACCAAAATCGGTCCGATATCACTTTGGAAGAAAAAGCTATCCGGTTCAGTTTGGCTAATTACTGTACCTGAGAGAGTCAGAAATTCTGGATTTACGGGAGGAATAGAAGCCGGTGGAAAAGCCATCATTGGCTGTAATGGCACAACCGCCGAACCGTCCAGACGGGTCAAACTGTAAGCATCAAAATCATAGTCATCAAAATTGCCAACAATGGTTAATATTTCTCCCGGAATTACACTTACCATTCCTTCCCCTTGAGGAATAGCATCTACTAAAATCGGTCCGATATCACTTTGGAAGAAAAAGCTATCCGGTTCAGTTTGGCTAATTACTGTACCTGAGAGAGTCAGAAATTCTGGAGTTACGGGAGGAATAGAAGCCGGTGGAAAAGCCATCATTGGCTGTAATGGTAGAACCGCCGAACCGTCCAGACGGGTCAAACTGTAAGCATCAAAATCATAGTCATCAAAATTGCCAACAATGGTTAATATTTCTCCCGGAATTACACTTACTATTCCTTCCCCTTGAGGAATAGCATCTACCAAAATCAGTCCGATATCACTTTGGAAGAAAAAGCTATCCGGTTCAGTTTGGCTAATTACTGTACCTGAGAGAGTAGTTAATCCGACACCTGTTAAAGGGTCTATATTAGGTGGTACAGTCATGGGGGGAATGTTAGATAAACCTAACACCGTAGACCCATCAGGACGGATAATATTGTTAGTGTCGATTTCGCGACCATTCCATTCTCCTACTTGGAGAGTGATGATTTCTCCAGGCATTAAACCAAGTTGCCATGCGGGGAGAGGGGAGACATCAACAATGACTTCTGAACCGTTGATAGGATAGAATAGAAAGTCATCGCCGTTATCAATTAGGCTACCGACAGTCCCAGAAACCATCGCACCAGGAATAAAGTTGTGATCAAGGGGGAATAACTCGCTAAAAGCCATCTCGGTTGTTTCTTTCTTGGGGGTTGAAATATAC includes:
- a CDS encoding NirD/YgiW/YdeI family stress tolerance protein, with translation MKPTITALLTSALLTIGVPAVNAQVSIQDLQRHSGVTISGTIRSVVGNDFILDDGTGQIIVDAGPMRHHQLNLQPGEQVTVTGKYDDYDFDAFTITRSNGEVIFIRDPQGPPPWSGGYRRRNSASQSSR
- a CDS encoding cupin domain-containing protein, with the translated sequence MQTLTELLHPLPISEFFDKYWTEKSVLIPGANHQKFADLFSWQKLNNLLNYYPLKHPEIRLAKTGETLPEITNNEQIIKQCQEGATLIIDRLHEKIEAIAKMVALLRIEIGHRSQVNSYCSFPGHQGFACHYDSHEVFILQISGRKHWRVFSDTFIYPLSENRSSQFSPPDTQPYIDAIINPGDLLYIPRGHWHYAIAIDEPSLHLTLGIDCQTGIDFSDWLTSQLQQHPQWRKNLPLLNKSHRENCRQHLQNLVQNWLEILESEDLINRYLDEQLLQGQPDLQLGFPSQIGYDIFPQGQETKFYRPQQPVYITQLTPTGKFEIKTGGKKISLTGLDQHILEKIFTSTEFSGLDIQQWLQDFDWDTEIVPLLSRLVKAGILLVISHP
- the rppA gene encoding two-component system response regulator RppA; translation: MRILLVEDDPEQREPIHAALTRYGHIVDGVEDGTTALWLMNETEYDLLILDWMLPGEDGIILCKNYRQMGKTSPVLMLTAKDTTADKVMGLDAGADDYLVKPVDLQELLARIRALRRRSPLWVGDILAVKGLSLNLDTMILTWGNDSLKLKSRDFQLLEYMMRHPHQVLTHNQIEQALWEWGEEPESNAVVARVKRLRKTLKAIEIDSWIETVYGMGYRLEPRTD